In Channa argus isolate prfri chromosome 15, Channa argus male v1.0, whole genome shotgun sequence, the DNA window AATTGTTTATTGCTTCTTTCTAAAATGCTCTTCTTTACAGTTTATAGTCTTTCGTTTGTtggtttatattatttatttcagttgtggtatttattttatttgatgctgCTTCGTTTAATTAACGTTACGTTTAAAACTACACTACCCAGTACCTTTAGCGACAGACGCTCGCGGTAAATTGTGGTTAAGCAGGAAGTAAACAAACCCACGTTGATAATGGAACATTTAGCACACTACCGAGCTTCGGTCGAACATAGAGCCTTCAGGACAGAACTATTACGGAATTTTCAGGTTTCTTTTTTCGCCATGAGTCGTCTGGCTTCATTTCCCTGGACTGTGAGTGTTACATGCTGAACAGAGAGAAAGTTGAACTCCAGTAAAACAATGTGTCTCGTCGCGTGGCTTCAAGCAGCAAACATTCTACAAAAtatgtttacacatttatttatacctttgtttctttttttctttatttctatatttacagttattagAAGAAGACCTCCAAACCAACAAATCATCAGAATTAATTTTAGACATCTTGAAACAGGCAAGAGTACATACAAATAAACCTTTAATCATGTTGTAATCTCAGTCACTACTCGGTTGTCAATAAACAAACTAACTAACTGAAGtttcttttatgttgttttcagACATGTTTTCACGCACTGTGCAGAAAGTTTCCACCATCAGTAAACTATAGGAAACGGTTCCTCACTGAGCTCATCAGACGGGTTAGTGGTTTGTCAGATTTATCTAAATATTATGataatgctttattttattgtacattATTTCATAAATGTTTCCAGGACATTTTAATactaattatattaaatattggttctgttattttacatatttaggAAGTTTTCTGTAAGATAGGGACTTAAGAGGCCCCTATCTTTTATCTTGCATGTTACATCCACTACTTGTAATATGTAGGTTAATCATTTGGTAAACCATAAagtatgtaaaatatttggGAAGGTGTGAGCTGAGAACACTGAGAATTTTCGCAATTCTTATCGTggtgaaaaggaaacaaaaggtTTTGTAACTTTTGCTTATATTACACTAAACTAGAGCCACTGACATGGCTAAAATGtggtcacaaaacaaaaatattattataagtaATGTCTACATTTCCCCACAGCAGGAGACTGTAGACCATGCACCTCTGGATGAGTTGTATGATGCTCTGGCTGACGTTGTGGGAGCTGAAGAGAAATCCGAGTGCTACAAGAGCTACTTACTGGTACTAAACACACATCGAATTGTTTAATCATAGAGACATTTTCTCAAAGCGTGTATTCCTCATTAGTTAAAAGACAAGTCTggcaatatttaatatttctgttatCAAAAAGCACAGATGAAAGCCACCAATAGGTTTTTCTGACCCTCAATACTTTTTGAATCATCTACTCTGCCTGTAGATCACAATAAAGTCTAACACCGGTCTGCCTCCTTGTTTTCTCAGcctctttttccctctttcctgCTACTTTCTAATGTCACAAACATAATctagaaataaaacacatcattcTTCTCAGTAACATTTTGGTTTGCGTGGGGCAGCCTTGTGGTGATACTGTCAGCCTGCTGGAAAACGTTGCTTTGATCTCAGAAGGAACCACCGGACTGGTGACCTGGGAGGCTGCACTCTACCTGGCAGAGTGGGCTCTGGATCACCAGCAGGTCTTTACGGGCAGGTATCCAGTCTCTAAAACTACCACAAATAGTTCCTCCACAAGTTATGAGCCTTTTTTTATGATTGTATCATTATTTCAAGTTGACTCTTTTTCCATCATTAAGGTCCTTCTAAGTAGTTTCTAAATATTTGTGCAGGACCATTCTGGAACTGGGCAGTGGTGTGGGGTTCACTGGTATCACTATCTGCCGCTCCTGCAGCCCGAAGAAATTCATTTTCAGTGACTGTCACACCACAGTGCTGGAGAAACTAAGAGACAATGTTCAGCTCAATGGTCTGACTGAGAAGATGTCTCCTGCAGTCAGTGTGGAGGAGCTGGATTGGATGACAGTAACGAAGGAACAAATAAAAGAGATGGAGGTCAACACGGTCATTGCTGCAGGTCAGAGTTTAGGCACTAGCTCCATCACTTTACCATTTATTCTAACAGTATCTGAAATTTTTGTACTCATAGGCCAGTTTTCATACTAGTTGCATTATTCTCCTGTTGTTCATTTCgctctctatatatatctatatctatatatacacatatacatatatatgtatctCTATCTGTATATGGATTATATAATTTATACCTTAGAAGGTTTAGTGTGTAGTGCGTGTTGTGTGGTTAcctgtaaatgataaaatacatttgttccttgtgctgcagatgttgtaTATCATCCTGATATCGTAGAAAGTCTTGTTAAGCTGCTGTCTAAGATCCTAAGCGGGTCTGCTGAAGGTGCGCCTAAGATCCTCATCTGCTCCACCATAAGAAACTCAGAGACTTACAGTGGCTTTAAACAGCAGCTGGGTAAGAGACGGCAGAAATGTAGGCAGACATGTGGGTCTTCATAAAGATCTGTTCGAGTCCACCGGTGTTAGTTTTGATTGCAATACATCTGCATAAAATTTAAACTATTGTGAGGCCTACAGTGTTAGCCAAAGatcaccatttttatttttacataaattaaaatatcagtATCTTTACATCTTCTATGGCTTGACTGTAGAATCTATTAAAATATGTACTTTAATTCAACCAGACATTTGCTCAAGTAACTCATGTAACTGGTCATTAGCTGAACTGAAGgttttgttttgacagaagCGGCAGGAATCAGCCATCATGTGATCACAGGACCTGTCAGGAAAGTGTTTCCTTACAACAGAGATTCCTTCATAGAAATGATTACactttacaaatgaaaatgctctatcatgataaatattttatttacaaatgtacattGTATGAATCGTTCTTTAATACATTCAAGTTTGATTTGGTGCTGCAGCtcattttataaaaagtaaaacgtctcaaaaagaaatagaaaagactGATATCGTTTAGATTGGTCATTGGATGAttaatttacatacagtacagtaaacacacaaatgtgacaGTGGGGTTTATCACAGAGTAGTAAACAGAGGCAGAACATTCTGGTCCCAGTTATCATTCCAGCACTGTCCTTTGCTGGCTCTGAGATTCCTCCTGAACAAAGCTAGTCTCGCATCTGAACTGGTAAATTCAGACAGGAGAGACTGGAAACACAGATAAATCaacagtcatttaaaataaGCCTGAATAGAAGAGGCtccagagaaaaacacacattgacaTCAGTTCCTTACCCTGAGCTGCTCTGCTAGCTCCTCAGCATCTCTGAAGATCAACCCGTTCTCTTCATGTTTCACCAACTCATGTAAACTGTGTAGAATAGGCTATAGTGTTAGCTCAGTTTTACATATAAAAAGGTCAGTGTTACATATTATTTACAAATGATCACTTTTTTGCTAGCAGCCAGTAGTATTTTAAAACCTTCTTAGAATACTTCAtcctaaaaaaagaaataaatcaaatattcgTCCTGAGCTGTGAGTTTGATTAAATGTGAACATctattacaaattattatttctttagcAGTCGAAgttttacaaacaaatacagtactatATTACATCTGCCCAACAGAAGCCTTTTCAGGAGCTAGAACTAGTAGTAAGAAGTTTAAAGATTAGTTCCTGTAGTATTCTAAATTTAACAGTACTGTAGGCAAATGCGTAAAGTactgtgtgagagaaagatcATGGGGGTCATTAAGTTTCTTTATCTGATTAAAATTTACATGAGACACTTTTCAAAGTCCTTCGTTTTCTGTACGGTGCTTACCAGCTGAAATGGATTGCACAAACAGGCAGACAGCAGCCAAACATGTCCACTACCTTCATGGGTAGATCCAGACCACTGGACGACTTGTGGAGACAAACACCCAGATCTGCAGAGCCTGggggaaacacaaaaacaaagtatgaTTAAAAAAGGTATTAAAGTAGTTTTGGAgcctgtgttaaaaaaaaagtatgctATTTTGTGGTGAAGATAAAAACTCACGAGCTAGGTTCTTTCTAATTTGAGGAATGAAACGATTGTGTGACGTGTAGTAAAGGAAACGGATGATTCAGAATTCACAGTATGTAATAGAAAGTGGAAACTGGCTTTCTGTAAGTTAACTAATAACTCGTAAAAGAGAAATGACTTGTTTTAAGACATTAAACTACTGGCTGACATTAACAGGTAAGGTTTCAAACCCTACTTTGCCTTTGAAGcctaaaattataattattagataTTACAAGTGATCATCTAATGCCTTTTTACATTcaatcatacagtatatacaaaatAATTGGTTCTTAAATTTCTGACAAAACAGATGTAACGGTGGATGTCTGAGGGGCTAAACACAAACGGACAGATACAGTACGTAATGTTTGCATCTGTCTTACCCAATAAAACAGGATAGTCTTCTGCCTCTAGCCAGGGAGTGCAGATCTTCACATGTTCTAAATGTAGAGAATCAATTAGCTTCCTGTAGTGTTCCTTCTGTGGACCtttgcctacacacacacacacacacacacacaaatgaacaagtgaaaactaaaataatctGGAGTCAGACAATGAAACTAACTGAAGTGAGGCAGCAGGAGCGTACCTGTGATGACACAGACTAAAGATGGTAACGAAGCTCCTCCATCGATAAAACCTTGGTAGtctgttaaaagaaacaacatgaTGTGAGGAAACACACGGCCCTATAATTTAGACTTGTGTGTACCATAAGTAGCATTTTAAATCTTCGACTTCCATACCTTCCAGAGCCTTCAGTAGAATGGAGAAATCTTCATCCtctgttaaaataatgtaaatgtgatgattggtgaatttatttactttttaacaacAATCTATAGCtgcaacaaattattatttttatgactACCTGAAAAAAATTCAGTTACTTGTTTTGTCTGCAGACCAAAGGCCAACATATAAATTTcacttattaataaaaatgactaaaaatgaatgaataaccAACCAAGACGCTAATGTCTGACTCACTACAACATCAAATTTTAACCTGTTTTGCataagtgaaatattttaaacttcTGACCCCTAATCTTACCCGTCACTGGTTGTGTTGCCTAGAATCCACAAGATCTTGTGAATTTAGAAACTAATAAACTGgaggaaataaataaagcaaactgCTTTTTGTAGTGGTGAACAAATTCCTGCTGACTGGTGTTGTTTAGCCAGTCTTTAAAAGTCATTACGTCTTTTATAGTTACAGTCTGCTTAGTCTTTCATTTGATGGTTCATTAATATAAATTGATTAAGACCATCATGTCTTTGTCTGACCTGTCCAGCTGGTGCTGCTGATGAGCAGCGCTGGTCGCCCTGCTCTCAAGGTCACTGTGTCATTAGCACAGTCGTGAACTGAGAAGATTGTCCTCTCTACTGTGGCATCATCAGACCTGCGAAACACACAACAGGTCACTCAAGGAAGCTGATATTTAACACCCAACAAGTGTGGTTTCTTAGACCTTTCCCTTATGCTTTTTTTACTCTGCCCTACGTTTACTATTAAAGATACTGTGTGTCAACATTTTCCAATCTTTGTAGCTTAAACAGGGCtcattaaaaaacactttttgtaaAGCCTGACCAGCAATAAtgatttttgtattattttctgcattttgaaGGTACATTTGCTTTAATAGATATGGTATGAATTGTGGAGATTTTCTGCACCTTATCTACTCACCCAGTGTACTGGAACTGAGGGTAAGTTTTAGCTAATCTCATGTAGAGTTCATGCTGCAGCTTCACTGGAGTCTCTCTAAAGATGGAGGCTGGCCTGTCATACAGAGTTGTTGCCCTGCAAACATTGAACAACAATTTTATTACCCTCAATCTTAAGGTTTCTTCATGATCCTTCCATCATGAGGATGGATAAGCTGAGAGGTACAGTAGCTATAATGTGGTGCTAATTAGAAGAAGGGGCATTTTCAAAAGTGTTATCTTTCTGGATGTTTTTACTCAAATTCTTTTTTAGTCCGAGAGATTTAGTTACGAGAAattaacagaagaaaaagagactGAGGCACTCAGAATCCACTGAGTATAAAACAATGGTCAAATCATATGTACAATAGCAGGCTTCTGCTCTTTAGTCTGATTGTTTGCTGTAAATTCTAAACCTGCTTTTCTCAACTACAGCGACACCAGCAAGATCGAAACATTTAGACACACAACCACACGTGTAGCATTTGAACCTTTAAggtaaaagaacaaagaaagagCAGCAACTAGGGCAAAAACTGGGCAGCAAATGGTGCCCTCCGTCACCATGTTTGTTTCTGATGACGTGGCTGAGAAAGGGGTAGGAGCTTTAAATTTATAGGAAATGCAGATTTTTGGGGCGTTCACAGACAttcagtttgtaaaaatgtacaatgtgAGATACAACTTGGACAGAGATAGAATTCTCTTATATGAGGTGCTCTGTGTCACAGATTTACCTATATAGCCCCCACTGTTATGGCATTGTACAACATCCccaccatttcttttttttttacttttgtttgtttgtttttttgcctctgaACAGAAACTATTTTACAAGGCGCAAAAGCGGAGTACAATGCTTTGGTAAAGGTCAATTTGTATGTGTAGGACCTACAAAAGCACCATAAACCGCACCTTCCTACTACCTTCTCTCCCTCTAGTGCCTGCTAGTGAAGCATCAGAAATTTGTCTTGTGTAGcactaatacaaaatacaataaatacaaaataagtcATACTTGATGCCCCAGTTTTTCTGCAAGTCAGTCTTCATTGCGTTGGTAACACATAGGTTATGAGTTGCCAGAGGGCCAAAGAAGTGTTCATACCTGGAAGGAGatgggaataaaaacaaataatcaaagAAGAGTGATAATCAAATGTCctctgaaaaaaatgttaactcATCATATTAACCGTAGTAAATATTAGCCACCACAGACAATGTTGGTTTGTACATTATCATAAATAATCTATAAAAGTTTCAGTTCATTGCTCTACTACTGACCACTTTGCCAATCGGACCACCGGATGTCTCTGGCCATGGCTCAGCCCCATAATAGTGTAGCCATAGTTGTGCCAGTCGATTATGAATCTGCTGCCACGTAGGACACACGCCAGCCAGGCCACTGCAATGCAGGGCAAACCAGGAGGATTCTGGGATACAAACACCATCATTGGAATAACAGCTTTTAATAACACACAGTTTAGGCCCAGTAGCAGGCAGTGTCTGATATGTATTCTTGAATGCAGATATCAACATGTTACAAACCTGCATCAGTATATGAGACTGTAGCTCCATCCTCAGCAGCACATCAAGAAGCTGCAGAGACTGAACAATCACCTTTGTCACATATGTCAGGATTTTTGGTCCCACTGGAAAAGCAACACAGCACTTTTTGTGATCTACGTCATCACTATTGTGGGATTTTTCCTTTACCAGGAGTCAGACATACAACGTAAGATAGTTCCAGTTACCTCGAATCCCTTTCACCTCTGCTATTGGGACCAAAGTGATTTTCTCCTCCCTTAGAATGTCTTGATGAGGTTTGGTATCTGAAATGATAACGTTTCAGAGAAACAACCTTTACAGATCATGATGTTTTTGAATAactgttcatttacatttagttttttggcttcaaatatttctactttgtttgtttgtgtgttgcttgtttgattttctcctttttcctcaACTTCTTCTTCTGTTAGGGGCCTAATTTCAATCCTTTTGAACACTTTATGTAGTCCCAAGTTTTCTGAAGTCAAGCCAGTAGTTGATGTTATCTTGAATCTTAATTTCAGTACAATTCATGGTGGAGCTGGCTGGATGCGAGGGATAcggatgaataaatgaatgacagTATGAAACtctgttaatgtgttttgtagTCTTACCTATAAACCCGACAAAAGTAACAGTATATCCATGTTTGCTGAATGACAAGGCGTGATACTGCATCCGAGGACTGCGACCGATGTCTCCTAACACCAGCACACATACCCGCCGCTCAGTCCCAGCGTCCCTCAGCCGAAGCCTCCACAACCACAGCGACACCAGCACGATCGAAACAGTCAGACAAACGACCACACATGTAGCATCTGAACCTTTAAGGTAAAAGAACGAAGAAAGAGCAGCAACTAGGGCAAAAACTGTGCAGCAAACGGTGCCCCACACTGCCATGTTTGTTTCTGATGACGTGGCTGAGAAAGGGGGAGGAGCTTTATATTTAAAGGAAACGCAGATTTTTGGGGCGTTCAACGACGTGGACTAGTacagtttgtaaaaatgtacaatgttaGATCCAACTTGGACAGAGGTAGAATTCTCTTATATGAGGTGCTCTGTGccactatctctctctctctctctctctctctatatatatatatatatatatatatatatatatatatatatatattatctaTATTAAAAATTAGCACTTTTCTGTCTGTAATTAATTTTGTTAGATTGTCTGTATTGTTACTTTTTGAACATGTCCTTGAGAGCTACCAATGATGCTAACAATGCATGTGgggaaaatagttttttttttttaatatttaaaataatttcagatttgtaAAAGTtatattgtatttgtaaaagagcaattttactgatttttaaaaaatatgtagaCCACATAAGAGTAAGTTCCACATCCAGAACCACTACACTTAGACTTGTCAGATCAGGTCTAGATTATCAAGGAGACTTTTACATACTATAATTAAATGTATAGTATATAGTAAATGATGTATTCGTTGATTGGTTTAATACTGATCATTGAGTGTGAAGATACATGGTTTCTAAACATGAAGTTTTCCAGAAGCACTTTCTGAATAAAACCTCAAAATCTTCTCTGAAGTTAACAACACAGTCTGTATTCTAAGCCCTGAATTCAAAACAATacctaaataaatatattacagtGTGCCTTTATTAGCAAAATGTAGTCTAAAAAGATTTCAGTGGGACTGATACCTAATTACACGTATCGTCTGTATTGTATTTGATCCTATGTTGTATGTAAATGCTAAATCTATGGCTTTCAGATAAATGCAGCGGAGTAAAAGGTACAGTATAGTTATTTGCCACATAGTTTATATAATATGAAAATACCCAGGTAAAggtaaaagtactttaaaacCTTTACTTAAGCAACGGAACCTTTGTAAATAAACTTTCCATCACAGCTCAGTAATTAAAAACCAGAGGTAAAGTTTGGATTGTGTAATGACAGCCCCTCTGACGTCACAGCGTTTTCCTCCCCAGCCTCACTACTTTCCTCCCTCGTTAGAGGAGAGACAGCCCATCCTCCCTGCACCTTTCCCTGTTTCTTTAGAAAACTGTCCCGGATCCTCCAGACTGGATCTATTCTTGTGAGAACATGCGGGAAGCGAGGCTCCAGCTGGCCGCGGTGCTGGCTCTGTTTGCCGCAGTGTTCAGGTCACGGGCCGAGGTGATCGATGACATCCTGGGTAGCCTGTCCAGGGGAGCATCCTTCCTGGAGCGCCAACATGAGCACATCAACCTGGACGGGGTGGTTGGATTCCTCATGCTGCAGGGTAGGCAAACAACTCTAAACCTGCGCTatgaagctgcagctgcagaacgGGTCACATGTCTGATAACCTACGAGTcctttcagcagcagcaaacatcTGGAAATATCTGCAGGTCTCCGATTGTTTTTCACGGGTGGGGCCAGCTAAAGTAGGCCACTTTTTTAGACAGATTAGCTACGGACAGGATCTTAgatcattaaaagaaatgtgacatttaaaaaaagtagcaCTCTAAACTACTGTACCACTTTGAGGTACCAACTTAAAAGCTAAAATGCTGTAACTACATACTGTCTTTATTAACATGAAACATCAAagctaaaaacagcaaatattttgCATTGTTGCTTTTAACTTTCTGTTGCAGTACTTAATTGATCAGtttaaaaatagtaataaaacaCTATTACAATAATCAATCAAGTCTGCAATTGTCATTGTTAAGAATAACTTAGTCCAGGTTCCCTGTGACCTCTGGATGAGAGGGGGTCAAAGAGGCCATTAGAGAAATCTTTCAGACAaatgaagaacagaaaaaacataactGTCATGTTGGTGGAGGATTTTTAACAAACTGGTGAGACAAAAATTGATGTTATTAATAGTTTATAATTTACCTATAAATTCTTAGTAAATCATTTATTAGGAAATAACAGAACCATTTATTGCAGCTATGGTTTTGGTTCTTTTCCTCAAGTAGAATTGGTGTGTGTCATCTTTCAGATGTTTTATCAGCTGTTCATTTACTCTCTAAACTTCCAGAATGGTTTAATGTCAGTAACTGTTGATCCAGCATTTCACAGAAAagcaaatattgaaaaaaagtgtaaaaaaacaaaaacaaacaaaccctaAATATATGTCTTACTTTGGACAGTGGAACAAAACTGTAGATAATTTCCCGTTATGATATTAGTCCTTGGTAAAAATTGTTGAGACAGTTGAGCCTTAAAAATGGAAAGTGAGAGGATCACAAAAGTCAGTACAACTCATCAtccaaaaaatgcaaatgcgtgaacaaaatattaaagtaatccATGGAATAGTGTTAATTATAATTGAATTCCCTTTGGTAAGGAAGACATTTGAAGACTCGAAAATAGGTTTATTGTCCCAAAAGGACAATTattcatgcagcagcagagaaacagcAAGATAGGCAATACAACATCCAACATGTTGTATTGACTTCATCCATCCtatttgatgacattttttgttttagagccAAAGCCACAGATACAAGAAGTAAGGACAAGACCTGTAGAACAATCTTCTGTCAACCTGAAATTTGGCCAGCCATCGCAGATGTTGACTTTCCTTCCACAGCATGTTTGCAATATGGACAAATGATTCAGATTATGGTGCCCAAGTATTTAAAGGACTCAGATATTTCTACAGTCAGGCCATTTATTACAGACAATGGTATGTTCAACCCAGGAAAGGATTCATGGCACAATTTTAAAGGTTATCCACCACAGGACCATGAGATGTTTCACCATTGTTCATCACACTCTATTTACAAACTGCAGGGGGTCCACAAGAAGTTCTTTTGGGTCCCTCTGCTGACTGAAAGAGaggttgtaaatgtaattaaaaatgtagccATATTGCTTGAACAGTGTATAGGAGTTAAGTTGCTGATTTTATTAGACCAGGACTTGTTCAATGGTTTGCAGTGCTTGAGTCTGCACAACCtattttatgaacttttttttttaggatttgtcacgttacaaccaaaAATGTAAGTtcattttattgggattttatgtgatagaccaacaaaaagtggtacataattgtgaagtgaaaggaaaataatgtttttcaaaattatttacaaataaatatctgaacaGTATGGCGTGCATTGGTATTCAGCcaacctgtgtgtaatttaatctctgttctgtgaagccctcagaggttttttagagaacattagtgaacagccagcatcatgaagtccaaggaacacaccagataagtcagggataaagttgtggagaagtttaaagcagggttagattataaaaaaaaatatcccaagctttgaacatctctgTACAATATATCATCAGAAAATGGAAAGAGCGtgaacctaccaagacatgtccgtccacctaaactgaccaGCCaggcaaggag includes these proteins:
- the eef2kmt gene encoding protein-lysine N-methyltransferase EEF2KMT isoform X2, which translates into the protein MEHLAHYRASVEHRAFRTELLRNFQVSFFAMSRLASFPWTLLEEDLQTNKSSELILDILKQTCFHALCRKFPPSVNYRKRFLTELIRRETVDHAPLDELYDALADVVGAEEKSECYKSYLLPCGDTVSLLENVALISEGTTGLVTWEAALYLAEWALDHQQVFTGRTILELGSGVGFTGITICRSCSPKKFIFSDCHTTVLEKLRDNVQLNGLTEKMSPAVSVEELDWMTVTKEQIKEMEVNTVIAADVVYHPDIVESLVKLLSKILSGSAEGAPKILICSTIRNSETYSGFKQQLEAAGISHHVITGPVRKVFPYNRDSFIEMITLYK
- the eef2kmt gene encoding protein-lysine N-methyltransferase EEF2KMT isoform X1 — translated: MEHLAHYRASVEHRAFRTELLRNFQVSFFAMSRLASFPWTLLEEDLQTNKSSELILDILKQTCFHALCRKFPPSVNYRKRFLTELIRRQETVDHAPLDELYDALADVVGAEEKSECYKSYLLPCGDTVSLLENVALISEGTTGLVTWEAALYLAEWALDHQQVFTGRTILELGSGVGFTGITICRSCSPKKFIFSDCHTTVLEKLRDNVQLNGLTEKMSPAVSVEELDWMTVTKEQIKEMEVNTVIAADVVYHPDIVESLVKLLSKILSGSAEGAPKILICSTIRNSETYSGFKQQLEAAGISHHVITGPVRKVFPYNRDSFIEMITLYK
- the alg1 gene encoding chitobiosyldiphosphodolichol beta-mannosyltransferase, with translation MAVWGTVCCTVFALVAALSSFFYLKGSDATCVVVCLTVSIVLVSLWLWRLRLRDAGTERRVCVLVLGDIGRSPRMQYHALSFSKHGYTVTFVGFIDTKPHQDILREEKITLVPIAEVKGIRVGPKILTYVTKVIVQSLQLLDVLLRMELQSHILMQNPPGLPCIAVAWLACVLRGSRFIIDWHNYGYTIMGLSHGQRHPVVRLAKWYEHFFGPLATHNLCVTNAMKTDLQKNWGIKATTLYDRPASIFRETPVKLQHELYMRLAKTYPQFQYTGSDDATVERTIFSVHDCANDTVTLRAGRPALLISSTSWTEDEDFSILLKALEDYQGFIDGGASLPSLVCVITGKGPQKEHYRKLIDSLHLEHVKICTPWLEAEDYPVLLGSADLGVCLHKSSSGLDLPMKVVDMFGCCLPVCAIHFSCLHELVKHEENGLIFRDAEELAEQLRSLLSEFTSSDARLALFRRNLRASKGQCWNDNWDQNVLPLFTTL